The sequence GCTACGGCGCTTTCCACTTATATGGGTAGCTCTTATGTGAATGACTTCACTATCTATGGCCGTAACTTCCGTGTACTAACACAGGCAGATTCAAGCTATCGTGGTGATATTAAGGATCTGAGCCAGATGTTTGTGAAGAATACAAACGGAGATATGGTGCCATTGAGCGCTGTTACTAATTATAAAGTGACAGAAACTGCGCCGGTAATTTCTCACTATAACCTGTTCCGTTCTGCGGAAATCAATGGTGCTCCTAATCCTGGGTATAGTAGTGGTGATGCGATCAATGCACTGAAAGAAGTAGCTGCACAGGTATTGCCTGAAGGTTATGGATATGAGTTCTCTGGTCTGAGCCGTGAGGAGTTATTGTCTGGTAGTAAGACGGTGTACATTTTCGCACTGTCTATTGTATTCGTATTCCTCTTCCTGGCAGCGTTGTATGAGAGCTGGTCTGTACCGTTCTCCGTACTGTTGGCGGTGCCGATAGGTGCGTTTGGTGCGATCCTCACGCTTACCTTCCTGCCAAAGATCAGTAATAACGTATATGCACAGATTGGTTTGATCACATTAATTGGGTTGTCGGCGAAGAATGCGATCCTGATTGTGGAGTTTGCGAAAGAGCGTGTGGATAGGGGGATGGAACTGGTAACGGCAACGGTAGAAGCTGCGAAGCTGCGTCTGCGTCCGATCATCATGACCTCTCTTGCGTTCCTGTTGGGTATTCTGCCGCTGGTGCTGGCTACTGGTGCGGGTGCCGAATCCCGTAAGACGATGGGTTGGACTGTATTGGGTGGTATGTTCACTGCTACCTTCCTGGCGATCTTTATTGTACCAGTGTTGTTTGTAACGATTACAAGACTGGCTTATGGTAAGGAAAAGCTGAAGGAGATGCAGGATAGCTACAAGGTGATGCAGGACCATATGGATGTGTAAGGAAAATAGCCGTATAGCTAAATAAAAAGCCCGCTCAATTGAGCGGGCTTTAACATTTTACTTACCAACCACTTGTCTGTAGTATAGCAAAATGGCTAACAGGGACAGGGCAATCGAGGATAGAAAGAATATCAGGAATATTTTCCATCCTATATGAACAGTTATTTTATTTGCTGGTGGCGCAACAACTGTATACACCTTACTTTGCGCACGGGATGACACATTTGCTTGCCTGGTCGCTTCTTCCAAGGCAATCCTCTGCATGAGAGCAGTTTTGATATGTGCTGGAGGCATTGGTGCATCTTTAAATGCTGCCCGCTCCATACGACGTTCTACTTCTTCCATTTCATTATGTAATTCAGGAAAAATGTTCAAATGAATGTGCAAGTCTTCCTCCTCTTCCATGGTGGTAAATCCAAGGAAGTGTTTTTCGATTAGGCCATCTGATATGTAACGCTCGTATTCCATATACTTATTAAGGTTTTCTCTCAAGTTAACATGTCATCCACTCAAAGGATGGAGAATAAGCAATTTTCCACGGCTTTGCTAAGGTGATAAAAATGTCAGACAAAAAGTTGTCCAAATTAGTGAAATAAGAAAAACCTCAAAAAAATTTTGGATTAAGGGCTCATTATCCCTGTTATAGGTATATATAAATGATTATAATGTGTTCCCCTAGTTATTTTTCTTCTTGAAAATGTTACCTATTCCCTTTACCGCCTCTTTTCCAGCATTCTTCAAATCTTCTGTTTTGTTAGAAGTAGTAGCACCTGTTGTATCCTTCTTCCCTCCCAATAGCTGCTTGGACAGCTCTTCTTTAGCTGCTTCTTTTACGGTGGTCACAGCCTGGTTCTTTACTGAATGCAAGGTATCTTTGATCGCTGTTTTTACTGTATCTACCTTATTTTTTACTAAAGTAGCAGCCTGATCTTTCAGGTTATTCACCGTATTACCCGCAGTTTCCTGCAAGTTAGTTTTATATGTTGGTTTTAAAATATTTCCTCCCAATAAAACATTCAAATGAATACTATCACTTACGTTTACGGGTATACCTTTATTACTGGCCTGTGTGGCAAGGCTGGTGATCAGGGCATCACCCTGTTTGCCAATCACACTTCTTGGCAGGGTCATCAACATCGTATAATCCAGTGATTGGTCAAAGCCATGTGAACCACCAACTTGCATGTGCATACCATTGAAATTCACAGTGAAAGGATTGATTTTCACTCTTCCGTTTTCAAAAGAGAAGTATGTTTTCAGGTCTTTCAGTGAAAGGTTTTTTAGTGCAGTTACATTCAGTGTATTTGCCAGCTGATCTACTACACCAAATTTCTGCAATGCACCTTCCAGTACCAGCAGGTTACCATCCCCGTTCAGGCTGCTCATTACCGGCATCATATCTTTGCCCAGCTGCCCTTTCAGGGTCAATTGAGAATTTACTTTACCGCCAATAAATTGGGCGATCGGCATTAATTTCTGTACTGTATTGAAGGATTTAAATGCCTCCTGAATATCTATCTGTTGTACATTGTAAGCCATGCTGATATCAGGTGTATTGGGATTTGTTTTGGTGCTGTATGTACCATTTACCTCCATGGTACCCTGCATGGCATTGGCTTTTACCTGCTGCATGGTAACGGTCTGATCTTTTACCAGCAGTGCCCCGGTTACATTAGTCAGGTCCAGTTTGTCATAATGTACTTTGTCTGCTGTAGCATTCAGGCTCAGGTCCAGGTTAGCAGGTACGGCAAATGGTGCGCTGGGGGTATCCGTAGCAGTGGTAGTGGTTGTTTCTGTGCCCATCCATTTATCCAGGTCGATCTGATCGGCTTTCACAGTCAGGTTACCATCCAGTGGTTCGTTTTTGAAAGCATAAGCCAGCATGTTATTCACCGCACCGTTGGCTTTGAAATTCGTACCCATGTACTGACCATCGAATGATTCAATTGTTACATTTTTAGGATTGAATTTCATGGAGAGGTTATTCACCTTCACGCCATCCGGATAGTCTTTGCTGCGGTACAGGAGGTTGGTCACCAGGATGCTGCCCGCTGCATAGAAACGATCGTATTGTTGCTTTTCGATTGCGCTCATATTGCCTTTGGCACTTACGTCTGCATCGACGATACCACTGAGTGCAGTTCCTTCTTCCAGTTTTACAAACTGGGTTACTTTAGATAGGTCCAGGCTACCTTTGGCAGCACCATCCACATACATGTCTGATACCGGCGTTTTTACCAGCAGGCGCAGGTCCAGCGGGGTATTATCCATATCCAGGTGAGCAGATGGCATGTCTACAATCGTATGATCAGGCACACCGTCAGGATTGCTGACCTTCAGGGCGATCTGTATATTCTTTACTGGTTTTGGCAGATCAGGATATTGGAAGAAACCATCTTTTACATTCAGATTGAGGCCAAATGCCGGCATCTGTGTAGCACTGTAAGTTCCTTTTACAAAGCCGTCAAATGATGCAGTACCCGAAGTTTTAATCTTATCAAAGTCTGTCATGAAGATGGCCGGTACCAGTGAAAGGATGTCTTTGAACTGGGTGGACGGCGCTTTCATAC is a genomic window of Chitinophaga sp. LS1 containing:
- a CDS encoding AsmA-like C-terminal region-containing protein, which translates into the protein MLKKILKITGILLIVLVAAAIAIPFLFKGKIMSIVKTELNKQLEADVDFKDVDISLIRHFPRLAVALEDLQVVNRAPFVGDTLISVKKIDVALNLMSVIKGETYDIYNINIEAPRIHAIINKDGKANWDITKPDTAQANPADTASTKFAMSLQQYKIEDAYIEYTDRQGDMGLIIENLDHSGKGDFTQDLFILSTSTEAEAITFRFGLIPYLLRTHTKMDADIKIDNKTSTYTIQQAKASLNNLQLTAQGSFTLVNDSTYGMDLSMKAPSTQFKDILSLVPAIFMTDFDKIKTSGTASFDGFVKGTYSATQMPAFGLNLNVKDGFFQYPDLPKPVKNIQIALKVSNPDGVPDHTIVDMPSAHLDMDNTPLDLRLLVKTPVSDMYVDGAAKGSLDLSKVTQFVKLEEGTALSGIVDADVSAKGNMSAIEKQQYDRFYAAGSILVTNLLYRSKDYPDGVKVNNLSMKFNPKNVTIESFDGQYMGTNFKANGAVNNMLAYAFKNEPLDGNLTVKADQIDLDKWMGTETTTTTATDTPSAPFAVPANLDLSLNATADKVHYDKLDLTNVTGALLVKDQTVTMQQVKANAMQGTMEVNGTYSTKTNPNTPDISMAYNVQQIDIQEAFKSFNTVQKLMPIAQFIGGKVNSQLTLKGQLGKDMMPVMSSLNGDGNLLVLEGALQKFGVVDQLANTLNVTALKNLSLKDLKTYFSFENGRVKINPFTVNFNGMHMQVGGSHGFDQSLDYTMLMTLPRSVIGKQGDALITSLATQASNKGIPVNVSDSIHLNVLLGGNILKPTYKTNLQETAGNTVNNLKDQAATLVKNKVDTVKTAIKDTLHSVKNQAVTTVKEAAKEELSKQLLGGKKDTTGATTSNKTEDLKNAGKEAVKGIGNIFKKKNN